The following coding sequences are from one Pseudomonas mendocina window:
- the ubiH gene encoding 2-octaprenyl-6-methoxyphenyl hydroxylase: MSRVQLAIIGGGLVGASLALALQDTARQRGWRIALIEPFAPGSEYQPSYDARSTALSYGSRLIYERMGLWQSIAQRAEPIQQIHVSDRGRFGATRLQAIEEGVPALGYVVENAWIGHCLWQALDQDVIEWRCPAEVVAMQRLEDGYRLTLNDETSTDCDLAILADGGRSGLREQLGIGVSIKPYGQSALIANVSPLEAHRGQAFERFTDDGPMALLPLSDNRCALVWTRAEADAERLLRVSEASFLCELQQAFGYRLGALQQVGARHLYPLSLVEAQEQVRPHLVVLGNAAHSLHPIAGQGYNLSLRDTLALAEVLTDSDALLGDFATLQRYQQRQQLDQHMTVGFSDQVTRLFSNAQPLLTAGRNLGLLGLDLLPPAKRWFARQAMGMGTRNL, encoded by the coding sequence ATGTCACGCGTACAGCTGGCCATAATCGGCGGTGGCCTGGTCGGTGCCAGCCTGGCGTTGGCCCTGCAGGACACGGCACGCCAGCGTGGCTGGCGTATCGCCCTGATCGAGCCCTTCGCGCCGGGCAGCGAATACCAGCCCAGTTATGACGCCCGCTCCACCGCGCTGTCCTATGGCAGCCGGCTGATCTACGAGCGTATGGGCCTTTGGCAAAGCATTGCCCAGCGCGCCGAGCCGATTCAGCAGATCCACGTTTCCGACCGCGGCCGCTTCGGCGCCACGCGCTTGCAAGCCATCGAGGAGGGCGTGCCGGCGCTTGGCTACGTGGTGGAGAACGCCTGGATCGGCCACTGCCTGTGGCAGGCGCTGGATCAGGATGTGATCGAGTGGCGCTGTCCGGCCGAGGTGGTCGCGATGCAGCGTCTGGAGGACGGTTACCGCCTGACGTTGAACGACGAAACCAGTACCGACTGCGACCTGGCGATTCTCGCCGACGGTGGGCGTTCCGGCCTGCGTGAGCAACTGGGTATCGGCGTCAGCATCAAGCCCTATGGACAGAGTGCGCTGATCGCCAACGTGAGCCCGCTCGAGGCGCATCGCGGTCAGGCCTTCGAGCGTTTTACCGATGACGGCCCGATGGCGTTGCTGCCCTTGAGCGACAACCGCTGTGCATTGGTCTGGACACGCGCCGAGGCTGATGCCGAGCGCCTGTTGCGCGTCAGCGAGGCCAGTTTTCTCTGCGAGTTGCAGCAAGCATTCGGCTATCGCCTGGGCGCCTTGCAGCAGGTCGGCGCGCGCCATCTTTACCCGCTGAGCCTGGTCGAGGCGCAGGAGCAGGTGCGACCGCATCTGGTGGTGTTGGGTAATGCCGCGCACAGCTTGCATCCCATCGCCGGTCAGGGCTACAACCTGTCGTTGCGCGATACCCTGGCACTGGCCGAGGTACTGACCGACAGCGATGCGCTCCTGGGCGATTTCGCCACGTTGCAGCGTTATCAGCAGCGGCAGCAGCTCGATCAGCACATGACCGTCGGCTTCTCCGATCAGGTAACGCGCCTGTTCAGCAACGCTCAGCCGCTGCTGACCGCAGGGCGTAATCTTGGCCTGCTCGGACTCGACCTGCTGCCGCCGGCCAAGCGCTGGTTCGCGCGGCAGGCGATGGGCATGGGAACCCGTAATTTATGA
- a CDS encoding 2-octaprenyl-3-methyl-6-methoxy-1,4-benzoquinol hydroxylase has translation MRADLIIVGAGMVGSTLALALEHCGLDILIVDGSPLSVSPFDGQAPFEPRVSALSMASQRILERLGAWDGIVARRASPYGEMRVWDGSGTGSIHFAAASVHAQTLGHIVENRVVQDALLERLHDSQIGLLPGARLEQLRRSGDDWLLTLTYGRQLRAPLLVAADGANSAVRRLAGCATREWDYLHHAIVTSVRCERPHRATAWQRFTDDGPLAFLPLDGPAGEHWCSIVWSTVPVEAERLMTLDDEAFCHELTKAFEARLGKVLHADRRLCIPLRQRHAKRYVEPGLALVGDAAHTIHPLAGQGVNLGFLDAAVLAEVLLHALERGENLSEERVLSRFERRRMPHNLAMMAAMEGFQRLFQADPLPLRLLRNVGLDLVDGQAEAKALFVRQALGLSGDLPELARA, from the coding sequence ATGCGCGCGGATCTGATCATCGTCGGTGCCGGTATGGTCGGCAGTACCTTGGCCCTGGCGCTGGAGCACTGCGGCCTGGACATTCTTATCGTCGACGGCAGTCCGCTGAGCGTGTCGCCGTTCGATGGGCAGGCGCCGTTCGAGCCGCGCGTCAGTGCGTTATCGATGGCCAGTCAGCGCATCCTCGAACGCCTGGGTGCTTGGGATGGCATCGTTGCGCGGCGTGCCAGCCCCTATGGTGAGATGCGTGTGTGGGATGGCTCCGGTACCGGCAGCATCCACTTCGCCGCCGCCAGCGTGCATGCACAGACGCTCGGCCATATCGTCGAGAATCGCGTGGTGCAGGATGCGCTGCTCGAACGCCTGCACGATAGCCAGATCGGCCTGTTGCCCGGTGCGCGCCTGGAGCAGTTGCGCCGCAGTGGCGATGACTGGCTGCTGACTCTCACCTATGGCCGCCAGTTGCGCGCGCCGCTGCTGGTGGCTGCTGACGGCGCCAACTCCGCGGTACGCCGTCTGGCCGGATGCGCCACACGTGAGTGGGATTATCTGCATCACGCCATCGTTACCAGCGTGCGTTGCGAGCGTCCGCATCGGGCCACGGCCTGGCAGCGATTCACTGACGATGGCCCGCTGGCCTTCCTGCCGCTTGATGGCCCGGCGGGTGAGCATTGGTGCTCGATCGTCTGGTCGACCGTGCCGGTCGAGGCTGAACGGTTGATGACACTGGACGACGAAGCCTTTTGCCATGAACTGACCAAGGCTTTCGAGGCGCGCCTCGGCAAGGTGCTGCATGCCGATCGCCGGTTGTGCATTCCGCTGCGCCAACGCCATGCCAAACGCTATGTGGAGCCGGGGCTGGCGCTGGTCGGCGATGCCGCGCACACCATCCATCCGTTGGCCGGGCAGGGCGTCAACCTGGGCTTCCTCGACGCTGCTGTGCTGGCCGAAGTGCTGCTGCATGCTCTGGAGCGTGGCGAGAACCTGAGTGAGGAGCGCGTGCTGAGCCGTTTCGAGCGCCGGCGCATGCCGCATAACCTGGCGATGATGGCGGCGATGGAGGGCTTCCAGCGTCTGTTCCAGGCCGACCCGCTGCCGCTGCGTCTGCTGCGCAACGTCGGCCTCGATCTGGTCGACGGCCAGGCCGAAGCCAAGGCGCTGTTCGTGCGTCAGGCGCTGGGACTTTCCGGTGATCTGCCGGAGCTGGCACGCGCTTGA
- the gcvT gene encoding glycine cleavage system aminomethyltransferase GcvT codes for MGQRTPLYDLHLALGAKMVDFGGWDMPLHYGSQVEEHHQVRRECGVFDVSHMCVVDVSGSQAQAYLQRLLANDVARLQGIGKALYSAMLNEQGGVIDDLIVYRSADGYRLVVNAGTRDKDLAWMHAQAADFDVQLRERRDLAMLAIQGPKARVRTAELVTQARAALIQELKPFEGLPEGDWFIARTGYTGEDGLEIVLPSSEVVYFLNELVGAGIAPIGLGARDTLRLEAGMNLYGQDMDESVSPLAANMAWTLAWEPVERDFIGRAALQAQRAAGCPSKLVGLVLEERGVLRAHQVVRVEGVGEGEITSGSFSPTLNKSIALARVPAATGDRAEVEIRGKWFPVRVVKPSFVRHGKTLI; via the coding sequence ATGGGACAGCGTACCCCCCTCTATGACCTGCACCTGGCGCTGGGGGCCAAGATGGTGGATTTCGGCGGCTGGGACATGCCGCTGCACTACGGTTCGCAAGTGGAGGAGCACCATCAGGTGCGCCGCGAGTGCGGCGTGTTCGACGTCTCGCACATGTGCGTGGTGGACGTCAGCGGCAGCCAGGCGCAGGCCTATCTGCAACGCCTGCTGGCAAACGATGTGGCGCGCCTGCAGGGCATCGGCAAGGCGTTGTACAGCGCCATGCTCAACGAGCAGGGCGGGGTGATCGATGACCTGATCGTTTACCGCAGCGCAGACGGTTATCGCCTGGTGGTCAACGCTGGTACACGCGACAAGGATCTGGCGTGGATGCACGCTCAGGCCGCGGACTTCGACGTGCAACTGCGCGAGCGCCGCGACCTGGCCATGCTCGCCATCCAGGGGCCCAAGGCCCGCGTGCGCACGGCGGAGCTGGTGACCCAGGCTCGCGCTGCCCTGATCCAGGAGCTCAAGCCGTTCGAGGGACTGCCCGAAGGTGACTGGTTCATCGCCCGTACCGGCTACACCGGCGAGGACGGCCTGGAAATCGTGTTGCCGAGCAGTGAGGTGGTGTACTTCCTCAATGAGCTGGTCGGCGCGGGGATCGCCCCCATTGGCCTGGGCGCGCGCGACACCCTGCGGCTGGAGGCCGGCATGAACCTCTATGGCCAGGACATGGACGAGAGCGTATCTCCGCTGGCTGCCAACATGGCCTGGACGCTGGCCTGGGAGCCTGTCGAGCGTGATTTCATCGGCCGAGCCGCTCTGCAGGCGCAGCGCGCTGCCGGTTGCCCGAGCAAGCTGGTTGGTCTGGTGCTGGAGGAGCGTGGCGTGCTGCGTGCCCACCAGGTGGTGCGTGTCGAAGGTGTCGGTGAGGGTGAGATCACCAGTGGCAGCTTCTCGCCGACGCTGAACAAATCCATCGCTCTGGCCCGGGTGCCTGCGGCCACGG
- a CDS encoding iron ABC transporter permease has translation MPHPVQRRWYPIVLAVAVLVLMPLSVLLLSWHEVDQQIWTHLWQTQMGRLIGNTLTLVIGVGVGVTLLGVSLAWLTSLCEFPGRRWLDWALMLPFAIPAYVLAFVFVGLLDFAGPVQTLLREWFGSGFRLPRVRSTGGVIIVLVLVFYPYVYLLARGAFLAQGKGLMEAARVLGQSPWQAFWRVALPMARPAIGAGLALAIMETLADFGAVSVFNFDTFTTAIYKTWYSFYSLTSATQLASLLLLAVALVLYGERRARGAARPANERPRGKALYHLHGWKAFAASAWCGLVFACAFVIPLLQLLAWFWQRGRFDLDERYAGLILHTLYLGGMAALITVSVAMLLAFARRQAPNRGVRFGVALGNIGYALPGSVLAVAIMLAFSFLDRELVIPLSTALGGAGKPLLLGSLAALLVAYLIRFMAVAFGPLETSLARIRPSLPEASRSLGVGGFGLFFKVYLPLLLPGTLSAALLVFVDVLKEMPATLLMRPFGWDTLSVRVFEMTSEGEWARAALPALTLVLVGLLPVILLIRRSARSFG, from the coding sequence GTGCCGCATCCCGTCCAGCGTCGCTGGTATCCCATCGTCCTTGCCGTCGCCGTTCTGGTGCTGATGCCGTTGTCGGTGCTGCTGCTGAGCTGGCATGAGGTGGATCAGCAGATCTGGACGCATCTGTGGCAGACGCAGATGGGCCGCCTGATCGGCAATACCCTGACGCTGGTGATCGGTGTTGGTGTCGGCGTGACCCTGCTCGGCGTCAGCCTGGCCTGGCTCACCAGCCTTTGCGAGTTTCCCGGTCGGCGCTGGCTGGACTGGGCGCTGATGCTGCCCTTCGCCATTCCCGCCTACGTACTGGCTTTCGTCTTCGTCGGCCTGCTGGATTTCGCAGGTCCCGTGCAGACGCTGCTGCGCGAGTGGTTCGGCAGCGGCTTCCGGCTGCCGCGCGTGCGTTCGACCGGTGGCGTGATCATCGTCCTGGTACTGGTGTTCTACCCCTACGTTTACCTGCTTGCCCGTGGTGCCTTTCTGGCTCAGGGCAAGGGCCTGATGGAGGCGGCGCGAGTGCTCGGGCAGAGCCCTTGGCAGGCTTTCTGGCGTGTGGCCTTGCCAATGGCGCGGCCGGCCATCGGTGCCGGTCTGGCGCTGGCGATCATGGAAACCCTGGCCGATTTCGGCGCGGTGTCGGTGTTCAATTTCGACACCTTCACCACGGCCATCTACAAGACCTGGTACAGCTTCTACAGCCTGACCAGCGCCACCCAACTGGCCAGCTTGCTACTGCTCGCCGTCGCGCTGGTGCTTTACGGCGAGCGCCGTGCCCGCGGCGCTGCGCGGCCGGCCAACGAGCGGCCAAGAGGCAAGGCGCTGTATCACCTGCATGGCTGGAAGGCCTTCGCCGCCAGTGCCTGGTGCGGTCTGGTGTTCGCTTGCGCCTTCGTCATCCCGTTGCTGCAACTGCTGGCGTGGTTCTGGCAACGCGGCCGTTTCGATCTCGATGAGCGTTACGCCGGTTTGATCCTGCATACCCTGTACCTGGGCGGCATGGCGGCGCTGATCACCGTCAGCGTGGCGATGCTGCTGGCCTTCGCCCGCCGTCAGGCGCCGAATCGCGGTGTGCGCTTCGGTGTGGCGCTGGGCAACATCGGCTATGCATTGCCGGGCTCGGTGCTGGCGGTAGCGATCATGCTGGCGTTCAGTTTCCTGGATCGCGAGCTGGTGATTCCGCTGTCCACGGCATTGGGGGGCGCCGGTAAGCCGCTGCTGCTGGGCAGCCTGGCGGCGCTGCTGGTGGCCTACCTGATACGTTTCATGGCGGTGGCGTTCGGGCCACTGGAAACCAGCCTGGCGCGGATCCGCCCATCCCTGCCCGAGGCTTCGCGGAGCCTGGGCGTCGGCGGTTTCGGGCTGTTCTTCAAGGTGTACTTGCCACTTTTGCTGCCGGGCACCTTGTCGGCCGCGCTGCTGGTATTCGTCGACGTGCTCAAGGAAATGCCGGCGACCTTGCTGATGCGCCCCTTCGGCTGGGACACCCTGTCCGTGCGGGTATTCGAGATGACCAGCGAGGGTGAGTGGGCGCGCGCTGCGCTGCCTGCCCTTACGCTGGTATTGGTCGGTCTGTTGCCGGTGATTCTGCTGATTCGTCGCTCGGCGCGCAGTTTCGGCTGA
- a CDS encoding extracellular solute-binding protein has product MKARNALLAAFTLGTLASAVQAADEVVVYSARIDELIKPVFDAYTEKTGVKVKFITDKEAPLIARLKAEGANTPADLLITVDAGNLWQAEQEGVLQPTKSDVIDANIPAQYRSSTDSWTGLSLRARTIFYSTERVKPEELSTYEALADKNWEGRLCLRTSKKVYNQSLTATLIEAHGAEKTEEIVKGWVNNLATDVFADDTALLQAIDAGQCDVGITNTYYYGRLHKQNPGLKVKPFWPNQADRGVHVNLAGAGVTKHAPHAEQAKKLLEWMTTPEAQSIFAGVNQEYPANPAVKPSAEVASWGTFKADTVATEVAGKRQAEATMLMDRAGWQ; this is encoded by the coding sequence ATGAAGGCTCGTAACGCGCTCCTCGCTGCATTCACTCTCGGCACCCTGGCCTCCGCCGTTCAGGCCGCTGATGAAGTGGTGGTTTACTCCGCCCGCATCGATGAGCTGATCAAGCCGGTGTTCGATGCCTACACCGAGAAGACCGGGGTCAAGGTGAAGTTCATCACCGACAAGGAAGCCCCGCTGATCGCCCGCCTCAAGGCCGAAGGCGCCAACACCCCGGCCGACCTGCTGATCACCGTCGATGCCGGCAACCTCTGGCAGGCCGAGCAGGAAGGCGTGCTGCAGCCGACCAAGTCCGATGTGATCGATGCCAACATTCCCGCCCAGTATCGTTCCAGCACCGACAGCTGGACTGGCCTGTCGCTGCGTGCGCGCACCATTTTCTACTCCACCGAGCGCGTCAAGCCGGAGGAGCTGTCCACCTACGAAGCGCTGGCCGACAAGAACTGGGAAGGCCGTCTGTGCCTGCGTACCAGTAAGAAGGTTTACAACCAGTCGCTGACCGCCACCCTGATCGAAGCCCATGGCGCGGAAAAGACCGAGGAAATCGTCAAGGGTTGGGTGAACAACCTGGCCACCGACGTGTTTGCCGATGACACCGCATTGCTGCAGGCCATCGATGCGGGCCAATGCGACGTGGGCATCACCAATACCTACTACTACGGTCGTCTGCACAAGCAGAACCCAGGCCTGAAGGTGAAACCGTTCTGGCCGAATCAGGCTGACCGTGGTGTGCACGTCAACCTGGCGGGTGCCGGTGTGACCAAGCATGCGCCGCACGCCGAGCAGGCCAAGAAGCTGCTGGAGTGGATGACCACCCCGGAAGCGCAGAGCATCTTCGCTGGCGTCAACCAGGAATATCCGGCCAACCCTGCGGTGAAACCGTCCGCTGAGGTGGCTTCCTGGGGCACTTTCAAGGCCGACACCGTGGCTACTGAAGTGGCGGGCAAGCGTCAGGCTGAAGCGACCATGCTGATGGATCGCGCCGGCTGGCAGTAA